Proteins co-encoded in one Malus sylvestris chromosome 7, drMalSylv7.2, whole genome shotgun sequence genomic window:
- the LOC126628622 gene encoding thylakoid lumenal 19 kDa protein, chloroplastic-like: MAYMFSPSTFSSTTTTATNTTITSPKPPPTQLPPRSHLPIPPSKPLLSTLTTTLTATAAAAAILTASPPSLADPTATTYQIYYGTAASAANYGGYGGNSDKKASAEYVYDVPDGWKERLVSKVEKGTNGTDSEFYNPKKKSEKEYLTFLSGFRQLAPKDEVLNNLALSDVNLQDLLASADNVTSEERKDEKGQVYYVYEIDGVAAHSLISVTCAQNKLYAHFVNAPITEWNRDHDLLQHVHESFKTIGSF, translated from the exons ATGGCTTACATGTTCTCACCCTCAACcttctcctccaccaccaccacagccACCAACACCACCATCACATCTCCAAAACCACCCCCAACTCAACTACCCCCAAGATCCCACCTCCCCATCCCACCCTCCAAACCACTCCTAAGTACCTTAACCACCACACTAACTGCCACCGCCGCTGCGGCTGCCATCCTAACCGCCTCTCCACCCTCATTAGCAGACCCCACAGCAACAACTTACCAAATCTACTACGGCACTGCTGCCAGCGCGGCCAACTATGGCGGTTACGGTGGCAACTCCGACAAGAAAGCCTCCGCTGAGTATGTCTATGATGTGCCAGATGGATGGAAAGAGCGTTTGGTATCAAAAGTCGAAAAGG GGACAAATGGGACTGATAGCGAATTTTATAACCCGAAGAAGAAGTCAGAGAAAGAGTACTTGACATTCCTTTCCGGGTTTAGGCAACTAGCACCGAAGGATGAGGTGCTGAACAATTTGGCTTTGTCAGATGTGAACTTGCAGGACTTGCTAGCGAGCGCAGATAATGTGACATCGGAGGAAAGGAAGGACGAGAAGGGACAGGTTTACTACGTGTATGAGATCGATGGAGTTGCTGCTCATAGTTTGATTTCAGTGACTTGTGCTCAGAACAAGCTATATGCACATTTTGTCAATGCACCAATTACGGAGTGGAACCGTGACCATGACTTGTTGCAGCATGTTCATGAGTCCTTTAAAACTATTGGATCCTTTTAG